A single region of the Solwaraspora sp. WMMD791 genome encodes:
- a CDS encoding LuxR C-terminal-related transcriptional regulator, with product MTPMTPADRRVPAGLPAPADRHVPAGLPTPADRPVAADRPASATPLLLDWAALPAARYAAAVAGDRCVVLIVPADEPVDLVGLLRAGVRALVAAGDPVPDLDLAMAAAAAGGRYVSAGLVDRFVTAVDEPAPPDRIPLTYRELEVLQGITQGLTHRQVARRIGVTEATVHTYAKRLRRKLDAVNKADLTRRAIELGYAAGGAAAP from the coding sequence ATGACGCCGATGACGCCGGCTGACCGCCGCGTACCGGCTGGGCTGCCCGCGCCCGCCGACCGCCACGTACCGGCCGGGCTGCCCACGCCCGCCGACCGACCGGTAGCCGCCGACCGGCCCGCGTCGGCGACGCCGCTGCTGCTGGACTGGGCCGCGCTGCCCGCCGCCCGGTACGCCGCCGCCGTCGCCGGAGACCGCTGCGTTGTCCTGATCGTCCCCGCCGACGAACCGGTGGACCTGGTGGGCCTGCTCCGCGCCGGGGTGCGGGCGCTGGTCGCCGCCGGTGACCCCGTACCCGATCTGGACCTGGCGATGGCGGCGGCCGCCGCCGGTGGCCGGTACGTCTCGGCCGGGCTGGTCGACCGGTTCGTCACCGCCGTCGACGAGCCGGCACCGCCGGACCGGATCCCGCTGACGTACCGGGAACTGGAGGTCCTGCAGGGCATCACCCAGGGGCTGACCCACCGGCAGGTGGCGCGCCGCATCGGCGTCACCGAGGCGACCGTCCACACGTACGCGAAACGGCTGCGCCGCAAGCTCGACGCGGTCAACAAGGCCGACCTCACCCGCCGCGCGATCGAACTGGGGTACGCCGCCGGCGGCGCCGCTGCACCGTGA
- the eccCa gene encoding type VII secretion protein EccCa — translation MSTPGSPFPVRLLHRAARTGTPPLPQGRLTVAAPPTDTSANGGVALITLLLPLLSTIAMAGYMITIGHRWMVVAGIAFIVVSIVSTFGIRYQMSAHARRQRARQRIRYHQHLVGIRRDARGIAAAQRAAVAVAHPSPQRLLAIAWHRQRLWERRPTDPDFLWIRIGLGTGPLCVPVALSARADPMADTDPQLAAAAEEVVQQVGTVGRQPGLIDLGRAGVVSVIGPPTATRTVGRAILCQTAALHAPEDVAVVVCAPDTVDHWRWAAWLPHVRTAGPTGEVADLPPSVASVAVAEELSALVGLLELWLARLAAADEPLLLSRAEADPGRRLVLLIDGYDPTSTWVREPVLTELLARAGKATGVSVVCLVTRPSYQPPRADVRVSVDDGGQLTLAGRSELIVAVDDLVGDAPTPALAQCLARAMAPLRLRPPRAAELAGSLSVPELLGLSRDEVVGTGRWLPAGSEQLLRAPIGIDSDGRPVVLDLKESAQGGVGPHGLVIGATGSGKSELLRTLLVGLAMTHPPDLLSFVLVDFKGGATFANAVDLPHVAGLITNLADDMALVDRVRSALVGEQQRRQRLLRDAGNVDSVREYQVRRAAGGTAVDGSPLPALPYLLVIVDEFGELLTGRPDFIDLFVQIGRVGRSLGIHLLLASQRLDEGRLRGLESHLSYRIGLRTFSAAESRAVLGTVDAYLLPSLPGSAYLKVDESSYRRFRVSHVSGPAWPAARPAAPVQLVPVPFGPVTRDAPAPDPGPAADPGPVEGGVDGPSTLDLVTTALAQVDAVAHQVWLPPLPPAIALGSVLGPVGEVSERGLQAVSWPWPGGLRVPLGVLDQPATQQQSPMLVDFGVAGNLAVVGAPQTGKSTLLRTTMLALMLTHTPDEAQFACVDLGGGGLRALAAAPHVAGVAGRRDVELARRILLDIRRLVDDRERIFADLGVDSAARWRQLRASGGLPADVRAADVFLMLDNWPAIRAEFDLADEVVVDVAARGLGVGVHVVVTANRWFDIRSNLRDSLAGRLELRLNDPSESEISRPAARALGDVVAGRGLAPPGVPYQALLPRVDDADTVDALAEAIDEAIGKLAAGWSGPAAPEVRVLPRRLAAAQLPVDAAVAGVPVGLDEVGLAPVHLDLINDDPHLVVLGDSGAGKTQLLRTWMAAMARRYTAWEIRFVVLDYRRTLLGAVPEDYLGAYAADPTAAAEYVAQVDHKLAERMPPPGLTGQDLARRDWWQGPQLFVVVDDHDLVGGGTSPLSPLVDRLAHGHDLGFHVVLARRVTGSSRGFAVDQLLARLREQQPAALILPGDSREGVLFGGHRAGDGPPGRGRLLRRAHPDTVIQVAIEEA, via the coding sequence ATGTCGACACCAGGGTCCCCGTTTCCCGTCCGGTTGCTGCACCGGGCCGCCCGTACCGGCACGCCGCCGCTGCCACAGGGCCGGCTCACCGTGGCGGCCCCGCCCACCGACACCTCCGCCAACGGCGGCGTCGCGCTGATCACCTTGCTGTTGCCGCTGCTCAGCACGATCGCGATGGCCGGCTACATGATCACGATCGGCCACCGCTGGATGGTGGTGGCCGGCATCGCTTTCATCGTGGTCTCGATCGTGTCGACCTTCGGCATCCGCTACCAGATGAGCGCCCACGCCCGCCGTCAGCGGGCCCGCCAGCGCATCCGCTACCACCAGCACCTGGTCGGGATCCGCCGTGACGCCCGAGGCATCGCCGCCGCGCAACGTGCCGCGGTTGCCGTGGCCCACCCGTCGCCGCAGCGGCTGCTCGCGATCGCCTGGCACCGGCAGCGGCTGTGGGAGCGCCGACCCACCGATCCCGACTTCCTCTGGATCCGGATCGGCCTGGGTACCGGTCCACTGTGCGTACCGGTGGCGCTGTCGGCCCGGGCCGACCCGATGGCCGACACCGACCCGCAGCTCGCGGCGGCCGCCGAGGAGGTGGTCCAGCAGGTCGGTACGGTCGGCCGGCAACCCGGCCTGATCGACCTGGGCCGGGCCGGGGTGGTCAGCGTGATCGGCCCGCCGACGGCGACCCGCACGGTCGGCCGGGCCATCCTGTGCCAGACGGCGGCGTTGCACGCACCGGAGGACGTCGCCGTGGTGGTATGCGCGCCGGACACCGTCGACCACTGGCGGTGGGCGGCCTGGCTGCCGCACGTCCGGACCGCCGGCCCCACCGGGGAGGTCGCCGACCTGCCGCCGTCGGTCGCGTCGGTCGCCGTCGCCGAGGAGCTGTCGGCCCTGGTCGGACTCCTGGAGCTGTGGCTGGCCCGGCTCGCCGCCGCCGACGAACCGCTGCTGCTGTCGCGGGCCGAGGCCGACCCGGGCCGCCGGCTGGTGCTGCTGATCGACGGCTACGACCCGACCAGCACCTGGGTGCGGGAACCGGTCCTCACCGAACTGCTGGCCCGGGCGGGCAAGGCCACCGGGGTGAGCGTGGTGTGTCTGGTGACCCGCCCGTCGTACCAGCCGCCGCGCGCCGACGTACGGGTCAGCGTCGACGACGGCGGGCAGCTGACGCTCGCCGGCCGGTCGGAGCTGATCGTCGCGGTCGACGACCTGGTGGGCGACGCGCCGACCCCGGCGTTGGCACAGTGTCTGGCCCGCGCCATGGCACCACTGCGGCTGCGGCCGCCCCGGGCCGCCGAGCTGGCCGGGTCGCTGTCGGTACCGGAACTGCTGGGTCTGTCCCGCGACGAGGTCGTCGGCACCGGTCGCTGGTTGCCGGCCGGTAGCGAGCAGCTGCTGCGGGCACCGATCGGCATCGACAGCGACGGCCGACCGGTGGTGCTGGACCTGAAGGAGTCGGCGCAGGGCGGCGTCGGACCGCACGGGCTGGTGATCGGTGCGACCGGGTCGGGCAAGAGCGAACTGCTGCGTACCCTGCTGGTGGGGCTGGCCATGACCCACCCGCCGGATCTGCTGAGTTTCGTGCTCGTCGACTTCAAGGGCGGGGCCACCTTCGCCAACGCCGTCGACCTGCCGCACGTCGCCGGTCTGATCACCAACCTGGCCGACGACATGGCGTTGGTGGACCGGGTCAGATCGGCGCTCGTCGGGGAACAGCAGCGTCGGCAGCGGCTGCTGCGCGACGCCGGCAACGTCGATTCGGTACGCGAGTACCAGGTGCGCCGTGCCGCCGGCGGTACGGCTGTCGACGGCAGCCCGCTGCCGGCGCTGCCGTACCTGCTGGTGATCGTGGACGAGTTCGGTGAGCTGCTCACCGGCCGGCCGGACTTCATCGACCTGTTCGTGCAGATCGGTCGGGTGGGCCGCAGCCTCGGCATCCATCTGCTGCTGGCCAGCCAACGGCTCGACGAGGGTCGGCTGCGGGGTCTGGAGTCGCACCTGTCGTACCGGATCGGGCTGCGGACGTTCAGCGCCGCCGAGAGCCGGGCGGTGCTCGGCACCGTCGACGCGTACCTGCTGCCGTCGTTGCCCGGTTCGGCGTACCTGAAGGTCGACGAGTCGTCGTACCGCCGGTTCCGGGTCTCGCACGTCTCCGGTCCGGCCTGGCCGGCGGCCCGACCGGCCGCGCCGGTCCAACTCGTCCCGGTGCCGTTCGGCCCGGTCACCCGCGACGCCCCGGCGCCCGACCCCGGTCCGGCAGCCGATCCCGGGCCGGTCGAGGGCGGCGTCGACGGACCGTCGACACTGGATCTGGTGACGACCGCGCTGGCGCAGGTCGACGCGGTGGCCCACCAGGTATGGCTGCCGCCGCTGCCGCCGGCGATCGCTCTCGGATCCGTGCTCGGACCGGTCGGCGAGGTGTCGGAGCGTGGCCTGCAGGCCGTGAGCTGGCCCTGGCCGGGCGGGCTGCGGGTGCCGCTGGGTGTCCTGGACCAGCCGGCCACCCAGCAGCAGTCTCCGATGCTTGTCGACTTCGGCGTCGCCGGGAACCTCGCCGTGGTCGGTGCGCCGCAGACCGGCAAGAGCACCCTGCTGCGCACCACCATGCTGGCCCTGATGCTGACCCACACCCCGGACGAGGCCCAGTTCGCCTGCGTCGACCTCGGCGGCGGTGGGCTGCGGGCGCTCGCCGCCGCCCCGCACGTCGCCGGGGTCGCCGGTCGCCGCGACGTGGAGCTGGCCCGCCGGATCCTGCTGGACATCCGGCGACTCGTCGACGACCGCGAACGGATCTTCGCCGACCTGGGCGTCGACTCGGCCGCCCGTTGGCGGCAGCTGCGGGCCAGTGGCGGACTGCCCGCCGACGTGCGCGCCGCCGACGTGTTCCTGATGCTGGACAACTGGCCCGCCATCCGGGCCGAGTTCGACCTGGCCGACGAGGTCGTCGTGGACGTGGCGGCGCGTGGCCTCGGCGTCGGGGTGCACGTCGTGGTGACCGCGAACCGCTGGTTCGACATCCGCTCCAACCTGCGGGACAGCCTCGCCGGCCGGCTCGAACTGCGGCTCAACGACCCGTCGGAGAGCGAGATCAGCCGGCCGGCGGCCCGCGCGCTCGGGGACGTCGTCGCCGGCCGGGGACTGGCCCCGCCCGGGGTGCCGTACCAGGCGTTGCTGCCGCGCGTCGACGACGCCGACACGGTCGACGCCCTCGCCGAGGCGATCGACGAGGCGATCGGCAAACTGGCCGCCGGCTGGAGTGGGCCGGCGGCCCCCGAGGTACGGGTCCTGCCACGCCGGCTGGCCGCGGCGCAGCTGCCGGTCGACGCCGCCGTCGCCGGCGTACCGGTCGGCCTGGACGAGGTCGGCCTCGCCCCGGTCCACCTCGACCTGATCAACGACGACCCGCACCTGGTGGTGCTCGGCGATTCCGGTGCCGGCAAGACCCAGCTGCTGCGGACCTGGATGGCGGCGATGGCCCGCCGCTACACGGCGTGGGAGATCAGGTTCGTCGTGCTCGACTACCGGCGCACGCTGCTCGGGGCGGTGCCGGAGGACTACCTGGGTGCCTACGCCGCCGACCCGACCGCCGCCGCCGAGTACGTCGCACAGGTCGACCACAAACTCGCCGAGCGGATGCCACCACCCGGGTTGACCGGCCAGGACCTGGCCCGCCGCGACTGGTGGCAGGGGCCGCAGCTGTTCGTGGTGGTCGACGACCACGACCTCGTCGGCGGCGGCACCTCGCCGCTGTCGCCGCTGGTCGACCGACTGGCGCACGGGCACGATCTCGGGTTCCACGTGGTGCTGGCCCGGCGGGTCACCGGCAGCTCCCGTGGGTTCGCCGTCGATCAGCTGCTCGCCCGGCTGCGCGAGCAGCAACCGGCCGCGCTGATCCTGCCCGGAGACAGCCGCGAAGGGGTGCTGTTCGGCGGCCACCGGGCGGGCGACGGGCCACCGGGCCGGGGCCGGCTGCTGCGCCGCGCACACCCCGACACGGTGATCCAGGTGGCGATCGAGGAAGCCTGA
- a CDS encoding right-handed parallel beta-helix repeat-containing protein: MTTRLRVATHGWGAHRSVGAALRAADVGGTVTIRAGRYREALVLDRAVTLVAEGEPGSVRIVTPVAPVLVVGAPVTVRGVVFEAPPAYPGTPDGPAAAVLLEAGTALLEDCTVVGAGVAVTGTATATLRRVTIRQVTGDGIQVTDDATVTATDCVLTGIGGCGLRIAGGRVDGSGCRIDGSAGAGVLATGNARAHLDDWVFTEVRDSAVAARDEARLTLTGARCVEPGGNAAYLTGRARITMTRVDATGSGYSTVHVGGQAHAELTGCELTGSGEHGLTVVDSATAHLTGGRIHGARLAGVHVADRGDVTTDAATVSGGTGLIVDSAHRPLLRGGAITGTGGVAVQVGDGRTVVLAGPALHGSVHGGPWAVLRCPDPGPRGRPPGAGPATVPGPPPEPVATGAPPAPVATGAPSEPTIGGAPSEPAGDLADPDEAVARLLRQLDQLVGLDDVKRDVGALVTVMRLVRLRRDAGLPPPPLSRHLVFAGNPGTGKTTVARLYGQILHALGMLTRGHLIEASRSDLVGEYVGHTAPKTTGVFHRARGGVLFIDEAYALAPTGQGADFGAEAVATLVKLMEDHRDDVVVIAAGYPDDMARFVASNPGLASRFTRTLRFPDYRSGELVRIVEAQARQHHYRLTGSTRDVLTALFDRMPRVDGFGNGRTARHVFQRMTELHAVRVATTPGATGDDLSDLRPQDVPDDADDAG, from the coding sequence ATGACCACACGCCTGCGGGTAGCGACGCACGGATGGGGTGCCCACCGCAGCGTCGGAGCCGCCCTGCGGGCGGCCGACGTCGGCGGCACCGTCACCATCCGGGCCGGCCGCTACCGGGAGGCGCTGGTCCTCGACCGGGCCGTCACCCTGGTCGCCGAGGGCGAACCCGGATCCGTCCGGATAGTCACACCGGTCGCCCCGGTGCTGGTGGTCGGCGCGCCGGTGACCGTCCGGGGCGTGGTGTTCGAGGCGCCGCCGGCCTACCCGGGTACGCCGGACGGGCCCGCCGCCGCGGTGCTGCTCGAGGCGGGCACCGCCCTGTTGGAGGACTGTACGGTCGTCGGCGCCGGGGTGGCCGTCACCGGCACGGCGACGGCGACGCTGCGCCGGGTCACCATCCGGCAGGTCACCGGCGACGGCATCCAGGTGACCGACGACGCCACCGTCACGGCCACCGACTGCGTCCTGACCGGGATCGGCGGCTGCGGGCTGCGGATCGCCGGTGGTCGGGTCGACGGCAGCGGCTGCCGGATCGACGGCAGCGCCGGTGCCGGGGTACTGGCCACCGGCAACGCGCGGGCGCACCTCGACGACTGGGTGTTCACCGAGGTACGGGACTCGGCCGTCGCGGCCCGCGACGAGGCACGACTGACCCTCACCGGGGCACGGTGCGTCGAGCCGGGCGGCAACGCCGCGTACCTGACCGGGCGGGCCCGGATCACCATGACCAGGGTCGACGCCACCGGGTCCGGGTACAGCACCGTGCACGTCGGCGGGCAGGCCCACGCCGAACTGACCGGCTGCGAACTGACCGGCAGCGGCGAGCACGGGCTGACCGTCGTCGACTCCGCCACGGCCCACCTGACCGGCGGGCGGATCCACGGCGCCCGGCTGGCCGGCGTACACGTCGCCGACCGGGGGGACGTGACGACGGACGCAGCGACCGTCTCCGGCGGCACCGGCCTGATCGTCGACAGCGCACACCGCCCGCTGCTGCGCGGCGGTGCGATCACCGGCACCGGCGGCGTCGCCGTACAGGTCGGGGACGGACGCACCGTGGTGCTCGCCGGGCCGGCCCTGCACGGGAGTGTCCACGGCGGACCGTGGGCGGTGCTGCGCTGCCCGGACCCGGGGCCGCGCGGTCGACCGCCCGGAGCCGGACCCGCGACGGTGCCCGGCCCTCCACCGGAGCCCGTCGCCACCGGGGCGCCGCCAGCGCCGGTCGCCACCGGGGCACCTTCGGAGCCGACCATTGGCGGGGCACCTTCGGAGCCGGCCGGTGACCTGGCCGACCCGGACGAGGCGGTCGCCCGGCTGCTGCGCCAGCTCGACCAGCTCGTCGGGCTCGACGACGTCAAGCGCGACGTCGGCGCGCTCGTCACCGTCATGCGGCTGGTCCGGCTGCGCCGCGACGCCGGCCTGCCGCCGCCACCGCTGAGCCGGCACCTGGTCTTCGCCGGCAACCCGGGGACCGGCAAGACCACCGTGGCCCGACTGTACGGGCAGATCCTGCACGCGCTGGGCATGCTCACCCGGGGGCACCTGATCGAGGCCAGCCGCAGCGACCTGGTCGGCGAGTACGTCGGACACACCGCGCCGAAGACCACCGGCGTCTTCCACCGGGCCCGGGGCGGCGTGCTGTTCATCGACGAGGCGTACGCGCTGGCCCCGACCGGTCAGGGCGCGGACTTCGGTGCCGAAGCGGTCGCTACCCTGGTGAAACTGATGGAGGACCACCGTGACGACGTCGTCGTCATCGCCGCCGGCTACCCCGACGACATGGCCCGCTTCGTCGCCTCGAACCCGGGTCTGGCGTCACGCTTCACCCGGACGTTGCGGTTCCCCGACTACCGCTCGGGCGAGCTGGTCCGCATCGTCGAAGCTCAGGCGCGGCAGCACCACTACCGGCTCACCGGGTCCACCCGGGACGTCCTGACGGCGCTGTTCGACCGGATGCCCCGGGTCGACGGCTTCGGTAACGGCCGGACCGCCCGGCACGTGTTCCAGCGGATGACCGAACTCCACGCGGTGCGCGTCGCCACGACACCCGGGGCGACCGGGGACGACCTGAGCGACCTGCGACCGCAGGATGTGCCCGATGACGCCGATGACGCCGGCTGA
- a CDS encoding response regulator transcription factor has product MTVGGVSYDVVVLVRDPLAGMGVRFLLSDVRRIRSLTMCAQVQDLLAGPLPGATGQGRPAVAVLGVDVPAGDLRRVCDRWPTLVVTSATAMSTALAAVRCGARSVVVAAATDPVEMRLALDTVASGGVHLGRGLQWAPAAVVHPAPPRGDAATAEAPRLPALAPREVQTLRLIARGLTHAQAARELGLTAATVDTYVKRIRVKLAVGNKAELTRRAIEFGYVPAGVAAGS; this is encoded by the coding sequence TTGACCGTCGGAGGGGTCTCGTACGACGTCGTCGTCCTCGTCCGGGATCCACTGGCCGGCATGGGCGTACGGTTCCTGCTCTCCGACGTCCGCCGGATCCGCAGCCTCACGATGTGCGCACAGGTCCAGGACCTGCTCGCCGGTCCGCTGCCCGGTGCCACCGGGCAGGGTCGACCGGCGGTGGCGGTGCTCGGCGTCGACGTGCCCGCCGGCGACCTGCGTCGGGTCTGCGACCGGTGGCCGACCCTGGTGGTGACGTCGGCGACGGCGATGAGCACGGCCCTGGCGGCGGTACGGTGCGGCGCCCGGTCGGTGGTCGTCGCGGCCGCGACCGACCCGGTCGAGATGCGCCTCGCCCTGGACACCGTCGCCTCCGGCGGTGTCCACCTTGGACGTGGCCTGCAGTGGGCACCGGCCGCGGTCGTCCACCCGGCGCCGCCGCGCGGCGACGCCGCCACCGCCGAGGCCCCCCGGCTTCCGGCGCTGGCCCCACGGGAGGTGCAGACCCTGCGGCTGATCGCCCGTGGCCTCACCCACGCGCAGGCCGCGCGGGAACTGGGGCTGACCGCCGCCACCGTCGACACCTACGTCAAACGGATCCGGGTCAAACTCGCCGTGGGCAACAAGGCCGAGCTGACCAGACGGGCGATCGAGTTCGGCTACGTACCGGCCGGGGTGGCCGCCGGCTCCTGA
- a CDS encoding WXG100 family type VII secretion target, producing the protein MSIDSSFLRVTSAQETAGGYVLSRSAEMEERLSQLKSQLAELETIWTGEAREHYFELRNQWSTAAADLFGPTGVLGMIGNALNTCWDNYSGAEESNRATWRPS; encoded by the coding sequence ATGAGCATCGACAGCAGTTTTCTGCGGGTCACGTCGGCGCAGGAGACCGCCGGCGGGTACGTCCTGTCCCGGTCCGCCGAGATGGAGGAGCGGTTGTCCCAGTTGAAGTCCCAGCTCGCCGAGCTGGAGACGATCTGGACGGGCGAGGCGCGGGAGCACTACTTCGAGCTGCGGAACCAGTGGAGCACGGCCGCCGCCGACCTCTTCGGACCCACCGGTGTGCTCGGCATGATCGGCAATGCGCTGAACACCTGCTGGGACAACTACTCCGGGGCGGAGGAGAGCAACCGCGCGACGTGGCGGCCGTCGTGA
- a CDS encoding WXG100 family type VII secretion target, translating to MSDYGVTPLQVQAGAQSAATIAEEISIGLDQLRQYVTSLRGAWEGVTQVSFDELMQQWAIDAQNLHNALVGISNGLNTTYQNYVGSEQANNQSVQRVLQSMPPARLG from the coding sequence GTGAGCGACTACGGGGTGACCCCGCTGCAGGTGCAGGCGGGTGCGCAGAGCGCCGCGACGATCGCCGAGGAGATCTCCATCGGGCTCGATCAGCTCCGGCAGTACGTGACGTCGCTGCGCGGCGCGTGGGAGGGCGTGACGCAGGTCAGTTTCGACGAGCTGATGCAGCAGTGGGCGATCGACGCCCAGAACCTGCACAACGCGCTGGTGGGGATCTCCAACGGGTTGAACACCACGTACCAGAACTACGTGGGCAGCGAGCAGGCGAACAACCAGTCGGTGCAGCGGGTGCTGCAGTCCATGCCGCCGGCCCGGCTCGGCTGA
- a CDS encoding WXG100 family type VII secretion target, whose protein sequence is MPLMYYVDMDAVRAAITTLRTERDTVDELLTGIEGALDAATTGWTGPAASTFAGLSQDLIGANTDLIDAIDAIISRMQTTVDNYQRTETANYYTVRGS, encoded by the coding sequence ATGCCGCTGATGTACTACGTCGACATGGACGCGGTGCGTGCCGCGATCACGACCCTCCGGACCGAACGTGACACCGTCGACGAGCTGCTGACCGGCATCGAGGGAGCGTTGGACGCCGCCACGACCGGCTGGACCGGGCCCGCCGCGTCGACCTTCGCCGGCCTGTCGCAGGACCTGATCGGCGCGAACACCGACCTGATCGACGCGATCGACGCGATCATCAGCCGGATGCAGACCACGGTGGACAACTACCAGCGGACGGAGACCGCCAACTACTACACCGTACGGGGATCGTGA
- a CDS encoding EsaB/YukD family protein, producing MAAVVTPSAAAAVTRCPVTVVGARRRIDLALPVEVPVGEYLGLLLELCQQPTTGTHPQVWSLAPLGRRPLPLDAPLADCAPTEGMVLYLVDLAADEEHEPQVTDIDEVVAEATDELRRWRWNQRAAAATLVAAGVAWLVATIGLATLDPDRPVGGELLAVVVGLAVPALAALARRRGWPSSEPLLAGLALTAPVTLGCAGAMALGSVPGAAVAASVGGLLAFAAVPSAVTLAVALWIAVAAGCAVPLGVVRPSGAGLLAVVALVGFAMLVAAAPAAGRLAMFAQGRAGSAPADDPVTVTAAVRRAYRILASWTVAAALLTATGLVGLARTPDWAAWLLVGALAVALALRAVSYEFAVEAVATIAAAVASLVTLTVTVATRWPGAVGVGVVVALILMGCGGWLASRSPLADRRPRWLLAASALFVAVALVAALTIWGVVGTMLDLGRSMAS from the coding sequence GTGGCGGCCGTCGTGACGCCGTCCGCCGCCGCGGCGGTCACCCGGTGCCCGGTCACCGTGGTGGGTGCCCGGCGCCGGATCGACCTCGCACTGCCGGTGGAGGTGCCGGTCGGCGAGTATCTCGGGCTGCTCCTGGAGCTGTGTCAGCAGCCCACCACCGGCACCCACCCGCAGGTGTGGTCGTTGGCCCCGCTGGGCCGTCGACCGTTGCCGCTGGACGCCCCGCTCGCCGACTGCGCGCCGACCGAGGGCATGGTGCTGTACCTGGTCGACCTGGCCGCCGACGAGGAGCACGAACCGCAGGTGACCGACATCGACGAGGTGGTTGCCGAGGCAACCGACGAGTTGCGACGGTGGCGGTGGAACCAGCGGGCGGCGGCGGCGACGCTGGTGGCGGCGGGGGTCGCCTGGCTGGTGGCGACGATCGGGTTGGCGACTCTCGACCCGGACCGTCCGGTCGGCGGTGAACTGCTGGCCGTCGTCGTCGGGTTGGCCGTACCGGCGTTGGCGGCCCTCGCCCGCCGACGTGGCTGGCCGTCGTCGGAGCCGCTGCTTGCGGGCCTGGCGCTGACCGCTCCGGTCACCCTGGGCTGCGCGGGTGCGATGGCCCTGGGCAGTGTGCCGGGGGCAGCGGTCGCCGCCAGTGTCGGCGGGCTGCTGGCGTTCGCGGCGGTGCCGTCGGCGGTGACGCTGGCGGTGGCGTTGTGGATCGCCGTGGCCGCCGGATGTGCCGTACCGCTGGGGGTTGTGCGGCCCTCGGGCGCCGGTTTGCTGGCGGTGGTCGCGCTGGTCGGGTTCGCCATGCTGGTCGCCGCCGCGCCGGCGGCGGGCCGACTGGCCATGTTCGCGCAGGGGCGTGCCGGTTCGGCGCCGGCGGACGACCCGGTGACGGTCACGGCGGCGGTACGCCGGGCGTACCGGATCCTCGCCAGCTGGACGGTGGCGGCGGCGCTGCTCACCGCGACCGGTCTGGTGGGGTTGGCCCGCACGCCGGACTGGGCGGCCTGGCTGCTGGTCGGGGCGTTGGCGGTGGCGTTGGCGCTGCGGGCGGTCAGCTACGAGTTCGCGGTCGAGGCGGTGGCGACGATCGCCGCGGCGGTGGCCAGCCTGGTGACCCTCACCGTGACCGTCGCCACCCGGTGGCCCGGTGCGGTCGGGGTGGGTGTCGTGGTGGCGCTGATCCTGATGGGTTGCGGCGGTTGGCTGGCGTCGCGGTCGCCGCTGGCCGACCGCCGGCCACGCTGGTTGCTGGCCGCCTCGGCGCTGTTCGTGGCGGTGGCGCTGGTCGCGGCGTTGACGATCTGGGGCGTGGTGGGCACCATGCTGGACCTGGGCCGGTCGATGGCGTCCTGA